In Paenibacillus sp. 1781tsa1, one DNA window encodes the following:
- a CDS encoding Gfo/Idh/MocA family protein produces MNSVQKLRWGILGSASIAVESVIPGLQQSELNEVTAIASRDEHKAKQTAEQLGIDKAYGSYEALLADDSIDAVYIPLPNHLHREWTIRAAEAGKHILCEKPLALTEQEAQEMVQACADAGVHLAEAFMYRHHPRYEQIRDIIASGEIGEIRGIHSTFSFNNSNASGNVRFRKEWGGGALYDIGCYSISVARLLLGQEPNAVTVIGMFSPQHDQVDMMASGLLEFDNHVGVTFDSSMWAAFRNTLEVLGSDGIIEVPSAFIGRQDRSSNFYVTAGGERKEIEVPQVNHYSLQGDDMARAVLQGKDLRFAPSDAVANMKVLEACLRSAEERTRITL; encoded by the coding sequence ATGAATTCAGTTCAAAAATTGCGTTGGGGCATTCTTGGTAGCGCTAGCATTGCTGTGGAATCCGTCATTCCTGGCTTGCAGCAATCCGAGTTGAATGAAGTAACCGCGATTGCCAGTCGAGACGAACATAAAGCCAAACAAACGGCCGAACAACTTGGGATCGATAAGGCTTATGGCAGTTATGAAGCTTTGCTCGCTGACGATTCCATTGATGCCGTATATATCCCACTGCCGAATCATCTGCATCGGGAATGGACGATCCGGGCTGCAGAAGCAGGCAAACATATTTTGTGCGAAAAACCACTGGCTCTGACAGAGCAGGAAGCTCAGGAGATGGTTCAAGCTTGTGCAGATGCAGGTGTGCATCTCGCGGAAGCATTCATGTACCGTCATCATCCACGTTATGAGCAGATCAGGGATATCATCGCCAGCGGTGAGATCGGTGAGATCCGTGGTATTCACAGCACATTTTCATTTAATAACTCCAATGCATCCGGCAATGTCCGCTTTCGGAAGGAGTGGGGCGGAGGTGCACTGTATGATATCGGATGTTATTCCATCAGCGTAGCACGTCTGCTACTTGGTCAGGAACCAAACGCAGTTACCGTTATTGGCATGTTCTCCCCACAGCATGATCAGGTCGATATGATGGCTTCCGGATTGCTGGAATTCGATAATCACGTTGGTGTGACGTTTGACAGCAGCATGTGGGCAGCCTTCCGCAACACGCTCGAAGTTCTAGGCTCTGATGGCATCATTGAGGTACCATCGGCCTTTATCGGTCGTCAGGATCGCAGTTCCAACTTCTATGTAACGGCTGGCGGTGAACGCAAAGAGATTGAAGTTCCGCAAGTGAACCACTACTCTCTGCAGGGAGATGACATGGCACGTGCCGTACTTCAAGGCAAGGATCTGCGCTTCGCCCCTTCCGATGCAGTAGCTAATATGAAAGTGCTGGAAGCTTGCCTTCGTTCAGCGGAAGAACGTACACGAATTACACTATAA
- a CDS encoding YafY family protein: MSNMHRIHWFDEQIRGGRFPNSSWLAREFEISRRQAQRDIEYMASSLRAPLVYMAKYRGYCYEDQTFRLPHLYMTEEEQRVLKYLAHRYRHYDYDQADAVKRVAHLLERFTLEEQQMGSSELPVFSAQPKQLQFFELLSHAITDLRRVHIHYRDHDGERQFSLCPLKMISQFNADYVVGYEADPVQQVAIRLEGVVHVSISDERFEYRSDALLGGWEESLPVRKPFVAEIRLKEVQQMGMWQGYRIRASHDRIYSVEFYDTDAFLQHLFISEWEELLSPGWLRRKLQQSAEGLIHRLGT, encoded by the coding sequence ATGAGTAACATGCATCGGATTCACTGGTTTGACGAACAGATTCGGGGTGGACGTTTTCCGAATAGCAGCTGGCTTGCCCGTGAATTTGAAATCTCCCGTCGTCAGGCTCAGCGTGATATTGAATATATGGCAAGTTCCTTGCGAGCCCCTTTGGTGTATATGGCAAAATATCGGGGCTATTGTTATGAGGATCAGACTTTTCGATTGCCCCATTTGTATATGACAGAAGAAGAGCAACGTGTGTTGAAATATCTGGCGCATCGATATCGACATTACGATTATGATCAAGCAGACGCGGTGAAACGTGTAGCACATTTGCTGGAGCGTTTTACGTTGGAGGAACAACAGATGGGAAGTAGCGAGCTTCCGGTGTTTTCGGCGCAACCGAAGCAACTGCAATTCTTTGAATTATTGTCCCATGCCATAACTGACTTGCGCAGAGTACATATTCATTACAGGGATCATGATGGAGAACGGCAGTTTTCCTTGTGCCCATTAAAGATGATATCCCAGTTTAACGCCGATTACGTGGTGGGTTATGAAGCAGACCCAGTACAGCAAGTGGCCATTCGATTGGAGGGTGTTGTCCATGTATCAATATCGGATGAGAGATTTGAGTATAGATCAGACGCCTTGCTAGGTGGATGGGAAGAATCATTGCCTGTGCGAAAACCGTTTGTAGCTGAGATTCGTTTGAAGGAAGTGCAGCAAATGGGGATGTGGCAGGGGTATCGTATTCGGGCAAGCCACGATCGGATTTATTCGGTTGAATTTTATGACACGGACGCTTTCTTGCAGCATTTGTTTATTAGCGAATGGGAAGAGCTTTTGTCTCCTGGGTGGCTTAGACGCAAGCTTCAGCAAAGCGCAGAAGGGTTGATCCACAGGCTTGGAACATAG
- a CDS encoding AraC family transcriptional regulator, whose amino-acid sequence MMRQTVLLTLQDIPYFCYPESVGHYMDHPQHSVLREAGVLNNFNIHYVASGKGYVEVDGVEHELRAGQAVLYFPQQRQHYYSSEDDPWDVRWVHFYGERLHDYMIERGLHRNLLWTLRQRSSWEEAHLALLTEAEQNTMLRPAQLSTLTYSVLAEFVQHAVPLKNTRTTSKAESRVLALLPQMQQEACQPFLLQDWADLAGVSSYYFCKMFKSAVEMTPMEFITRSRLQMAKQWLLERPSANIGQIAEEAGYPNASYFNRQFMAHEGMTPTDYRGLYHN is encoded by the coding sequence ATGATGAGACAAACCGTATTGCTTACCCTGCAGGATATTCCATATTTTTGTTATCCCGAATCCGTTGGACACTATATGGATCATCCCCAGCATTCCGTATTACGGGAGGCAGGTGTGCTGAACAATTTTAATATTCACTATGTTGCTTCGGGCAAGGGATATGTGGAAGTGGACGGGGTAGAGCATGAACTTCGTGCAGGTCAGGCCGTACTTTATTTCCCGCAGCAGCGACAACATTATTATAGTAGTGAAGATGATCCATGGGATGTACGATGGGTTCATTTTTACGGTGAACGTCTGCATGATTATATGATTGAACGGGGGTTACATCGTAATCTGTTATGGACATTGCGTCAGCGTAGCTCTTGGGAAGAGGCTCATCTGGCCTTGCTGACTGAAGCGGAACAGAATACCATGCTGCGTCCGGCTCAGCTATCCACATTGACCTATTCCGTACTCGCCGAGTTCGTGCAGCATGCGGTACCTTTAAAGAACACACGTACCACAAGTAAGGCGGAGAGTCGGGTACTTGCGCTTCTTCCACAGATGCAGCAAGAGGCCTGTCAACCTTTCCTGTTACAGGACTGGGCAGATCTTGCAGGTGTGAGTTCGTATTACTTTTGCAAGATGTTCAAGAGTGCCGTAGAGATGACACCTATGGAGTTTATCACTCGTTCACGACTACAGATGGCGAAGCAATGGTTACTGGAACGTCCCTCGGCCAACATTGGACAGATTGCAGAGGAAGCGGGATATCCCAATGCCAGTTATTTTAACCGCCAGTTTATGGCTCATGAGGGGATGACACCTACGGATTATCGCGGATTGTATCACAATTAA
- a CDS encoding nuclear transport factor 2 family protein, protein MSQSTITGLEQLLALENIRNTKARYCRYIDTKQWDTLGDVFAPDAVADFSTEGNPIPVLTGRDTIVQVFRDLVDVAVTVHHVHSAEVEFVSENEAKVISPMEDWVTFPEGNENKSFHGFGHYHETFVKIDGQWYIKHTSLKRLRLDLFE, encoded by the coding sequence ATGAGCCAATCAACGATTACAGGACTGGAACAATTGCTTGCGCTGGAAAACATTCGGAACACCAAGGCGCGTTATTGTCGCTATATTGATACGAAACAATGGGACACCTTGGGTGATGTGTTTGCTCCCGATGCAGTGGCTGATTTCAGCACAGAAGGCAATCCAATTCCGGTATTAACCGGTCGCGACACCATCGTACAAGTATTCCGTGATCTGGTGGATGTTGCCGTAACCGTACATCATGTTCATAGCGCCGAAGTTGAATTTGTATCCGAGAATGAAGCGAAGGTCATCTCTCCAATGGAAGATTGGGTAACGTTCCCGGAGGGCAATGAGAACAAATCTTTCCACGGATTTGGGCACTACCACGAAACTTTTGTCAAGATCGACGGTCAATGGTACATCAAACATACAAGTCTGAAACGTCTTCGTCTGGACCTGTTTGAATAG
- a CDS encoding MFS transporter: MNNTATASSGERTGIQEGLIVSLLGFTVVLVVMNTMMFNLALPKIAAEFMLTSVASSWIVTGYSIVFAISSITFSRLSDFIPIRTLFTTGLTLLGAASVLGFFSNHFIILLIARLIQAAGAASVPGLAIVLITRYIPNDRRGKSMAVIMSASSLGLGLGPVIGGSITQFLGWHDLFIVTGLTLFLIPVFFKLLPRETPQKGSFDLLGAVLLAIGTTGVLLFLTSRQWFTLVIGAAALLLFWLRIRRAADPFVQPALFKNKKYMMLSSLGIVSYINNFSTLFLLPQILAHLYGLTPAQSGLVIFPGAVVSMLLSNRIGRMIDRHGNTLLLKFAPWLLLAAAGLFALFADNNIYAIMAVYVLLSVGFSSLTTSVSNELSGNLTMDQVGAGMGLFQLSQFFSGAFSVAVTGVALTAMQNLPLSSAYTNIFWGMTVVALASVIFSQVYLRMQSRKVTESTSRI; this comes from the coding sequence ATGAACAACACCGCAACCGCATCATCAGGGGAACGGACCGGAATACAGGAAGGATTAATTGTAAGCTTGCTTGGCTTCACCGTTGTACTCGTTGTTATGAATACAATGATGTTTAATCTGGCGCTACCCAAAATTGCAGCCGAATTCATGCTTACATCCGTCGCTTCCTCATGGATTGTTACAGGGTATTCCATTGTATTTGCCATCTCCTCGATTACGTTCTCACGTCTATCGGATTTCATACCCATTCGTACCTTATTCACGACCGGGCTTACGTTACTTGGTGCAGCATCCGTTCTCGGATTCTTCAGTAATCATTTCATCATATTGCTTATTGCACGTCTTATTCAGGCTGCGGGTGCTGCTTCTGTTCCGGGGCTCGCCATTGTGCTGATTACACGGTACATTCCCAATGATCGCCGGGGGAAATCAATGGCTGTCATCATGTCCGCCAGTTCACTGGGTCTTGGACTCGGTCCCGTCATTGGAGGAAGCATTACACAGTTTCTGGGATGGCATGATCTGTTTATCGTTACGGGATTAACGTTATTCCTGATTCCCGTATTCTTCAAACTGCTTCCGCGGGAAACACCCCAAAAAGGTTCATTTGACTTGCTGGGTGCCGTGCTTCTCGCCATCGGTACTACCGGTGTATTGTTATTCCTGACTTCACGTCAGTGGTTCACGCTTGTTATCGGTGCAGCGGCACTGCTTCTGTTCTGGCTCCGAATTCGGCGCGCGGCAGATCCATTTGTTCAGCCTGCTTTGTTCAAAAACAAAAAATATATGATGCTCAGCTCGCTGGGGATTGTATCGTACATCAATAACTTCTCAACATTGTTCCTGCTGCCGCAAATTTTGGCACATCTATATGGACTGACCCCTGCTCAATCCGGGCTAGTCATCTTCCCGGGTGCAGTCGTGTCCATGCTGCTGTCCAACCGGATCGGCCGCATGATTGACCGACATGGCAATACGTTGCTGTTGAAATTTGCACCATGGCTGCTACTAGCCGCTGCCGGATTGTTCGCCTTATTTGCAGACAATAACATCTACGCCATTATGGCTGTGTATGTCCTGCTCAGCGTTGGTTTCTCATCGCTGACCACCAGCGTGTCCAATGAATTGTCTGGTAACCTGACCATGGATCAGGTGGGCGCAGGTATGGGACTGTTCCAACTCAGTCAGTTCTTCAGCGGTGCTTTCAGCGTTGCTGTTACTGGCGTAGCCTTAACGGCGATGCAGAACTTGCCGCTCTCCTCGGCGTACACCAATATTTTCTGGGGTATGACCGTGGTCGCACTGGCATCCGTTATTTTCTCTCAGGTGTATCTTAGAATGCAGTCACGGAAAGTCACAGAATCAACTAGTCGGATCTAA
- a CDS encoding sugar phosphate isomerase/epimerase, with amino-acid sequence MKKLNIGLQLFTLRDETAADFRGTLRKVAALGYEGVEFAGYGDIPAEEMKALLDELGLKGFSSHVSLHAMREDLQKQIDYLKTIGAQYIICPYLMPEDRPENAEGWTKLFEELQQYGAEAAKQGLIFGYHNHDFEFHGQVGDANAFDAMFAQTSPEAVKVEMDVCWVQFAGQNPIEYINKYAGRLPLLHLKDFSKDEQGQMKTLELGQGSVDLPAVIEGATNAGVEWLIVEQDVCQNPPLESVSNSYNWLKQNYLNQF; translated from the coding sequence ATGAAAAAACTTAATATTGGTTTGCAATTGTTTACACTCCGTGATGAAACTGCAGCAGATTTTCGTGGTACGTTGCGTAAGGTAGCGGCCCTTGGATATGAAGGTGTGGAGTTTGCCGGATATGGTGATATTCCAGCTGAGGAAATGAAAGCGCTACTAGATGAACTTGGATTGAAAGGATTCAGCAGTCACGTTTCACTACATGCGATGCGCGAAGACTTGCAAAAACAAATCGATTACCTGAAAACAATTGGTGCACAATATATCATTTGTCCGTACCTGATGCCTGAGGATCGTCCCGAGAATGCAGAAGGCTGGACCAAGCTGTTCGAAGAATTGCAACAATATGGAGCTGAAGCAGCGAAGCAAGGGTTGATCTTCGGATACCATAACCATGACTTTGAATTCCATGGTCAGGTTGGCGATGCCAATGCTTTTGACGCCATGTTCGCTCAAACATCACCGGAAGCGGTAAAAGTGGAAATGGACGTATGTTGGGTACAATTTGCGGGACAAAATCCGATCGAGTATATTAATAAATATGCGGGTCGCTTGCCGCTGCTTCATCTGAAGGACTTCAGCAAAGACGAACAGGGCCAGATGAAAACGCTGGAACTGGGACAAGGTTCGGTTGACCTGCCAGCTGTTATTGAAGGCGCTACGAATGCAGGCGTGGAATGGCTGATCGTGGAACAAGACGTATGTCAGAATCCACCGCTTGAGAGCGTATCCAATAGCTACAACTGGCTGAAACAGAACTATTTGAACCAATTTTAA
- a CDS encoding AraC family transcriptional regulator: MDTLETSVLICDYSYHYKAFTHNMKGELQTYLFRLQTEGSCKVYVQDEEFRMTSGDLLLLKPGDDYHLVVDEPHKEGRLSSGDYYLFCEGSWIENWWKRQQRSTVSRIGLDDKLISLWRNMLLEKRRGPLEENAELKDALLRGLCLYIDRAIKENIQTDRAVSSALKLKRYIEEHATVTFKLEEAARYAGLSLSRAVRLFKEHYNQTMIQYAIEIRLNAALERMKYSEMTLEHIAESCGFASYSYFHRVFRAHFGVSPAEYLKSRQHEPIDDLEHV, translated from the coding sequence TTGGATACGTTAGAGACATCTGTACTGATCTGTGACTACTCATATCACTATAAGGCGTTCACTCATAATATGAAGGGCGAGTTGCAAACCTATCTGTTCCGTCTGCAGACCGAAGGCTCGTGCAAAGTGTATGTACAGGATGAGGAATTCAGGATGACAAGCGGGGACTTGCTGCTCTTAAAGCCTGGTGATGACTATCATCTCGTGGTCGATGAACCACATAAGGAAGGACGCTTGTCCAGCGGAGATTATTATCTGTTCTGCGAGGGCAGCTGGATCGAGAACTGGTGGAAAAGGCAGCAACGATCTACCGTGAGCCGAATTGGACTTGATGATAAACTCATCAGCCTGTGGAGAAATATGTTACTTGAGAAACGTCGTGGACCTCTTGAGGAAAATGCGGAGCTAAAGGATGCGTTACTGCGCGGATTATGTCTATACATTGACCGAGCAATTAAAGAGAATATTCAGACTGATCGGGCAGTTTCCTCTGCGCTGAAATTAAAACGTTATATTGAGGAGCATGCCACGGTTACGTTCAAGCTTGAGGAAGCGGCACGTTATGCCGGACTCAGCCTGTCGCGTGCAGTCCGCTTATTCAAGGAACATTACAATCAGACCATGATTCAATACGCGATTGAGATTCGTCTGAATGCGGCGCTGGAACGCATGAAATACAGTGAAATGACCCTGGAGCATATTGCGGAATCCTGCGGTTTTGCGAGCTACTCCTATTTCCACCGGGTATTCCGGGCGCACTTCGGTGTGTCTCCGGCGGAGTATCTCAAATCCCGACAGCATGAGCCTATCGATGATCTGGAGCATGTGTAA
- a CDS encoding C39 family peptidase, with translation MAEVVLNNLIMKRESKSYVDSLHAILTHTGQFQGSKYVLAGYTGMAFKLAVHRRLLPMSVTAYGQWGEAHRPGVDNLGIFTIWDGGRTRHSTFGYYQQDAVNWVRRSIDEGTGVIYWIPEFGVISGYDDRDRIFYVQDGWSKEPQILLYDNFGLNFTGFWYCQVFGGQVRISEQQMLLESLRLAIEDWDIPYRLLPDQNIASGRKAYDEWVLALRSGDFDESGAGYILESFCHSRTEIRMYLQDVRGIWNELDQAYTCYEQLGTLIDQMKGYMVQQENRRVLRPDITEDLAQLLVKAKALEEQAIDYFRLISRKYPDRKRSTIPRWGAHSAR, from the coding sequence TTGGCTGAAGTCGTGTTAAATAACCTCATCATGAAGCGGGAGTCCAAATCATACGTGGATAGTCTGCATGCGATACTAACCCATACGGGCCAGTTTCAAGGTTCCAAATATGTACTTGCCGGATATACAGGCATGGCTTTCAAGCTGGCGGTGCATCGCCGGCTACTTCCCATGTCGGTTACAGCGTATGGACAATGGGGGGAAGCACATCGTCCCGGAGTTGATAACCTGGGGATATTTACGATCTGGGATGGGGGACGTACACGTCATTCCACGTTTGGTTATTACCAGCAGGATGCAGTGAATTGGGTGAGACGCAGTATTGATGAAGGCACTGGTGTGATCTACTGGATTCCTGAGTTCGGTGTTATTTCTGGATATGATGACCGTGACCGCATCTTTTATGTGCAAGACGGATGGAGCAAGGAACCGCAGATTTTGTTGTATGACAATTTCGGTTTAAACTTTACCGGATTTTGGTATTGTCAGGTATTTGGTGGTCAGGTCCGCATTTCTGAACAACAGATGCTGCTGGAATCCCTGCGACTGGCGATAGAGGATTGGGATATTCCCTATCGTCTGTTACCTGATCAGAATATTGCTTCAGGTAGAAAGGCATATGATGAGTGGGTGCTGGCTTTACGGAGTGGGGATTTTGATGAGTCGGGTGCGGGTTATATTTTGGAATCCTTCTGCCATTCGCGAACCGAAATAAGAATGTATCTGCAGGATGTTCGAGGGATATGGAACGAACTGGATCAGGCTTATACATGCTATGAACAGCTTGGGACGTTAATTGACCAAATGAAAGGATATATGGTTCAGCAGGAGAATAGACGTGTCTTGAGACCAGATATCACAGAAGATCTAGCACAGTTACTAGTGAAGGCGAAAGCACTGGAAGAGCAGGCTATTGATTATTTTCGATTGATATCAAGGAAGTATCCTGACCGTAAAAGGTCTACTATACCACGGTGGGGAGCACATTCAGCACGATAG
- a CDS encoding Gfo/Idh/MocA family protein: MSKIKVAVFGCGAIAERRHIPEYAANENVELVAFADPIVERAEKMAETYGGKAYSSYEELLANETVDAVSVCTPNYLHAPMAIAAANAGKHVLVEKPMAVSTEEGEQMIEAAKKNGVYLMVGHNQRLMPPHVKAKEILDSGKLGKVLNFRTSFGHPGPEGWSVDGAESWFFRKEEAIMGAMGDLGVHKSDFIRYLLNDEVSEVAGFISTLHKEGTQVDDNATCLLRMKSGAIGTLVASWTQYRAGDNSTVLWCENGVMKIGTVEGDEVIVELTNGTVETYKVGAMATNEKQVPSGVIDAFVESIVTKTPPAISGEEGLRSLQVILAAFESEKTGQIVKL, encoded by the coding sequence ATGAGTAAAATTAAAGTTGCTGTATTCGGCTGTGGAGCCATCGCCGAGCGCAGACATATTCCAGAGTACGCTGCCAATGAGAACGTAGAACTTGTCGCTTTTGCCGATCCGATTGTGGAGCGTGCGGAGAAGATGGCCGAGACTTACGGCGGTAAAGCGTATTCCAGTTACGAAGAATTGCTTGCAAACGAAACGGTGGATGCCGTTAGCGTGTGTACACCAAACTATCTGCATGCGCCAATGGCGATTGCTGCTGCAAATGCAGGCAAGCATGTGTTGGTTGAGAAACCAATGGCCGTTTCCACTGAAGAAGGCGAGCAAATGATCGAAGCTGCCAAGAAAAATGGTGTGTATCTGATGGTTGGACACAACCAGCGTCTGATGCCTCCTCACGTCAAAGCAAAAGAAATTCTCGACTCCGGCAAACTTGGTAAAGTCCTGAATTTCCGTACATCTTTTGGCCACCCGGGTCCGGAAGGATGGAGTGTGGACGGTGCTGAAAGCTGGTTCTTCCGTAAAGAAGAAGCTATTATGGGCGCGATGGGTGACCTGGGCGTGCACAAATCAGACTTCATCCGTTACTTGCTGAATGATGAAGTATCTGAAGTGGCTGGTTTCATCAGCACACTGCACAAGGAAGGTACTCAAGTTGACGATAACGCAACTTGTCTGCTGCGTATGAAGAGCGGTGCGATCGGAACGCTGGTAGCAAGTTGGACGCAATACAGAGCTGGAGACAACAGTACCGTGCTGTGGTGTGAGAATGGCGTTATGAAGATCGGAACAGTGGAAGGCGATGAAGTGATCGTTGAGCTGACCAATGGTACAGTTGAGACGTACAAAGTTGGTGCCATGGCTACTAACGAGAAACAAGTGCCGAGTGGTGTAATTGACGCATTTGTAGAGTCCATTGTAACGAAAACACCTCCAGCGATTTCCGGGGAAGAGGGCTTACGTTCCCTGCAAGTGATCCTGGCAGCATTCGAATCCGAGAAAACAGGTCAGATCGTTAAACTGTAA
- a CDS encoding helix-turn-helix transcriptional regulator yields the protein MKILHHPQVSDIELSSVLYALSDPTRLGIVAEAARSGEQPCSHFHAPVVKSTMSHHIRTLREAGVIRVRVQGTQHFLTLRSEDLETRFPGLLQPLLQAAAQSSTDLS from the coding sequence ATGAAAATTTTACATCATCCACAGGTGTCAGATATTGAACTTTCCTCCGTACTGTATGCGCTGAGTGACCCGACTCGCCTTGGGATTGTTGCGGAAGCAGCCAGAAGTGGGGAGCAGCCGTGCAGTCATTTTCATGCACCTGTTGTGAAGTCAACGATGTCACATCACATTCGAACCCTGCGGGAAGCCGGAGTTATTCGGGTCAGAGTGCAAGGTACCCAGCATTTTCTCACCCTGCGGTCTGAAGATTTGGAAACGCGCTTTCCAGGACTCTTGCAACCATTATTGCAGGCCGCAGCTCAGTCGAGCACAGATCTTTCCTAA
- a CDS encoding Rrf2 family transcriptional regulator: MKYSKATNYALHTMLHLVSTAPEQLVSVHQLAELQKVSPTYLSKILTKLVKAGMIESTSGANGGYRLSRKNPDPSFLEIIHAIEGQASLFECSQNHNAGCLIQQVMVQAEEEMESFLNNKKMSELASQMKSWSAQQ; encoded by the coding sequence ATGAAATATTCAAAAGCGACAAATTATGCTTTGCATACGATGCTTCATCTTGTAAGTACTGCCCCTGAGCAGCTGGTTAGTGTACACCAACTTGCAGAATTGCAGAAGGTATCACCAACCTATCTGTCCAAAATTTTGACCAAATTGGTTAAGGCGGGCATGATTGAATCGACTTCTGGTGCCAATGGTGGCTACCGACTTAGTCGTAAAAATCCGGACCCTTCTTTCCTGGAGATCATTCATGCGATTGAAGGTCAGGCGTCCCTGTTCGAATGCTCCCAGAATCATAACGCAGGCTGTTTGATCCAGCAGGTAATGGTTCAGGCGGAAGAAGAGATGGAGAGTTTCCTGAACAATAAGAAAATGTCAGAACTCGCTTCCCAGATGAAGAGTTGGAGTGCACAGCAGTAG
- a CDS encoding aldo/keto reductase — protein MEYIEIAGAGKRVSRLIKGTDYFVHSAYDKAATNMDAFLSIGGNTVDTAHIYCGGQSEEVLGRYMKERGNRDQIVILTKGAHHDQNGPRVNADAIRSDLMESLERLQTDHVEMYALHRDDPNTPVSVILEALNEHIDSGKIGAIGASNWTWQRLEEANAYAAANGLKGFTFSSPNLSLAKANEPFWAGCVSADAETLAWHEQTKLPLLSWSSQARGFFTGRFTPEVRDNEDLVRVFYSDGNWERLRRAEQLANSKKTSPIQIALAYVLNQAFPTCALIGAQNQAELLSCDEGSRITLTPAEIAWLDLGSDVPAGI, from the coding sequence ATGGAATATATCGAAATTGCTGGTGCAGGTAAACGCGTCTCCAGATTGATTAAAGGAACCGATTATTTCGTGCATAGTGCTTACGATAAAGCAGCTACGAACATGGATGCTTTTCTGTCGATTGGCGGTAACACTGTCGATACAGCACATATTTATTGTGGTGGACAGAGTGAAGAAGTCCTTGGTCGTTATATGAAGGAACGCGGTAACCGTGACCAGATCGTCATTCTTACCAAAGGCGCGCATCATGACCAGAATGGACCACGCGTGAACGCTGATGCTATCCGCAGTGACTTGATGGAAAGTCTGGAGCGTCTTCAGACAGATCACGTAGAGATGTATGCCTTGCACCGGGATGATCCTAATACCCCTGTCAGTGTTATTCTTGAAGCATTAAACGAACATATTGATTCCGGCAAAATCGGCGCAATTGGCGCCTCCAACTGGACCTGGCAGCGCCTCGAGGAAGCCAATGCGTACGCTGCGGCAAATGGCTTGAAGGGCTTCACATTCAGCAGTCCGAACCTCAGTCTCGCCAAAGCAAACGAACCTTTCTGGGCAGGCTGTGTGTCGGCAGATGCAGAGACACTGGCATGGCATGAACAAACCAAGCTGCCATTGCTATCCTGGTCCTCCCAAGCGCGCGGTTTCTTCACGGGAAGATTCACACCTGAAGTTCGCGATAACGAAGATCTGGTGCGTGTATTCTACAGTGATGGCAACTGGGAACGGTTACGCCGGGCTGAACAATTGGCTAATTCGAAGAAAACATCACCTATTCAGATTGCACTCGCTTATGTATTGAATCAGGCGTTCCCAACCTGTGCCCTGATCGGTGCTCAGAATCAGGCGGAACTGCTGTCATGTGACGAAGGTTCCCGTATCACACTGACTCCTGCTGAAATCGCATGGCTGGATCTGGGCAGTGATGTACCTGCTGGCATCTAA